The proteins below come from a single Corylus avellana chromosome ca3, CavTom2PMs-1.0 genomic window:
- the LOC132176334 gene encoding uncharacterized protein LOC132176334 isoform X3 gives MAATNTTAPAPVDSGSAAGAAGSVSNDEMTAKAVHKRYEGLVMVRTKAIKGKGAWYWAHLEPLLVQNPETSLPKAVKLRCSLCDAVFSASNPSRTASEHLKRGTCPNFNSVAKPISSVSPTSASLASPPPPSRKRHSSAASAGGGTGGGGGGSGSSYQVPPLAIVDPSRFEMAYSPTVSATTVLASSTGALLSQQPHLMLSGGKDDLGALAMLEDSVKKLKSPKTSPGPTLSKTQSDCALDFLADWVFESCGSVSFSSLEHPKFRAFLNQVGLPAVSRREFTGARLDAKFEEAKAESEARIRDAMFFQIASDGWKLKNYGVLGEESLVNLTVNLPNGTSLYRRAVFVTGSVPSKYAEEILWETITGICGNAVQQCVGIVADKFKAKALRNLETQNHWMVNLSCQFQGFNSLIKDFSRELPLFKTVTENCFKLANFVNYKSQIRNSFHKYQLQEYGHAGLLRVPFREYESVSFGPLYTMVEDILNSVRALQLVLMDEAFKMVAMEDPIAREVGEMIRDAGFWNELDAVQSLIKLVKDMAQDIEIERPLVGQCLPLWDELRAKVKEWCSKFHIAEGLVEKVIERRFKKNYHPAWAAAYILDPLYLIRDTSGKYLPPFKCLTPDQEKDVDKLITRLVSREEAHIVLMELMKWRTEGLDPVYARAVQMKERDPITGKTKLANPQSSRLVWETYLTEFKSLGKVAVRLIFLHATSCGFKCNWSFLRWVCAHAPSRVGMDRAQRLIFVAAHSKLERRDFSSDEDKDAELFTLANETFDKDIV, from the exons ATGGCGGCTACGAACACCACCGCGCCAGCGCCGGTGGACTCGGGCTCGGCCGCCGGAGCGGCTGGGTCGGTCTCGAACGACGAGATGACAGCGAAGGCTGTTCACAAGAGGTACGAAGGATTGGTGATGGTGCGTACGAAGGCGATAAAGGGGAAAGGCGCTTGGTACTGGGCTCACCTGGAGCCTTTGCTGGTGCAGAACCCCGAGACGAGCTTGCCGAAAGCGGTCAAGCTCCGGTGCTCCCTCTGCGACGCAGTTTTCTCCGCCTCGAACCCTTCCCGGACGGCCTCGGAGCACCTCAAGCGAGGGACTTGCCCCAACTTCAACTCCGTCGCCAAACCCATTTCCTCTGTTTCACCCACCTCTGCTTCTTTGGCTTCTCCGCCTCCTCCTTCTCGTAAGCGTCACTCGTCTGCGGCTTCAGCCGGTGGCGGTACTGGCGGCGGAGGCGGCGGCTCGGGTTCTTCGTACCAGGTGCCACCGCTGGCGATAGTTGATCCGTCGCGGTTCGAGATGGCGTACTCACCGACAGTGTCGGCGACGACGGTTTTGGCATCGAGCACGGGGGCTCTGCTTTCACAGCAGCCGCATTTGATGCTCTCTGGTGGGAAGGATGATTTGGGAGCTCTGGCTATGTTGGAAGACAGTGTGAAGAAGCTCAAGAGTCCGAAAACCTCACCCGGGCCGACGCTCAGCAAGACACAGAGTGATTGCGCTCTCGATTTTCTAGCCGATTGGGTGTTTGAGTCTTGTGGGTCGGTCTCTTTTTCCAGCTTGGAGCACCCCAAGTTCAGAGCTTTCCTTAATCAAGTCGGTTTACCGGCGGTTTCTCGCAGAGAGTTCACCGGCGCTAGATTGGATGCTAAGTTCGAGGAAGCCAAGGCAGAGTCTGAAGCGAGGATTAGAGACGCCATGTTCTTTCAGATTGCCTCCGATGGGTGGAAATTAAAGAATTATGGGGTTTTGGGGGAAGAGAGTTTGGTGAATTTGACTGTGAATCTTCCGAACGGTACTAGTTTGTATCGGAGGGCAGTGTTTGTTACTGGCTCTGTTCCTTCCAAGTACGCAGAGGAGATTTTGTGGGAGACCATCACAGGCATTTGTGGGAATGCCGTGCAGCAGTGCGTAGGAATAGTTGCAGACAAGTTCAAGGCAAAGGCGTTGAGGAATTTGGAGACTCAGAATCATTGGATGGTTAATCTCTCTTGTCAATTTCAGGGCTTCAACAGTTTGATTAAGGACTTCAGCAGGGAGCTTCCATTGTTCAAGACAGTCACTGAGAATTGTTTCAAGCTTGCCAATTTTGTCAACTACAAGTCTCAGATTCGAAATAGCTTCCATAAGTATCAGTTGCAGGAGTACGGACACGCTGGGTTGCTTCGAGTGCCATTTCGTGAGTACGAGAGTGTAAGTTTTGGTCCTCTATATACAATGGTGGAGGATATACTGAATTCAGTTCGAGCATTGCAGCTGGTTTTAATGGATGAAGCGTTCAAGATGGTTGCAATGGAGGACCCTATTGCGAGAGAAGTCGGAGAGATGATTCGGGATGCTGGGTTTTGGAACGAATTGGATGCGGTGCAGTCATTGATTAAATTGGTGAAGGACATGGCTCAAGATATTGAGATAGAAAGGCCATTAGTTGGGCAATGCCTCCCTCTATGGGATGAGCTAAGAGCAAAAGTGAAGGAGTGGTGTTCGAAATTCCACATTGCAGAAGGATTGGTGGAGAAGGTGATTGAAAGGAGATTCAAGAAAAATTATCACCCTGCTTGGGCTGCTGCTTACATACTTGATCCTCTGTATTTGATTAGAGACACTAGTGGGAAATACCTTCCACCATTCAAATGCTTGACACCCGACCAGGAAAAGGATGTCGACAAGCTCATAACCCGGCTTGTTTCCCGGGAAGAAGCTCACATTGTGCTAATGGAGCTCATGAAATGGAGAACAGAAGGGCTTGATCCTGTGTATGCAAGAGCTGTACAGATGAAGGAGAGGGATCCCATTACAGGAAAGACAAAACTTGCCAACCCACAGAGCAGTAGGCTTGTGTGGGAAACGTATTTGACTGAATTTAAGTCTTTAGGAAAAGTTGCTGTCAGGCTTATCTTTCTTCATGCAACTTCTTGTGGTTTCAAATGCAATTGGTCTTTCTTGAGATGGGTGTGCGCCCATGCACCCTCAAGGGTTGGCATGGACAGGGCGCAGAGGTTGATATTCGTTGCAGCTCATTCAAAACTTGAGAGACGGGATTTTTCCAGCGATGAAGATAAGGATGCAGAGCTTTTCACCTTGGCAAACG AAACATTCGACAAAGATATCGTTTGA
- the LOC132176334 gene encoding uncharacterized protein LOC132176334 isoform X1, giving the protein MAATNTTAPAPVDSGSAAGAAGSVSNDEMTAKAVHKRYEGLVMVRTKAIKGKGAWYWAHLEPLLVQNPETSLPKAVKLRCSLCDAVFSASNPSRTASEHLKRGTCPNFNSVAKPISSVSPTSASLASPPPPSRKRHSSAASAGGGTGGGGGGSGSSYQVPPLAIVDPSRFEMAYSPTVSATTVLASSTGALLSQQPHLMLSGGKDDLGALAMLEDSVKKLKSPKTSPGPTLSKTQSDCALDFLADWVFESCGSVSFSSLEHPKFRAFLNQVGLPAVSRREFTGARLDAKFEEAKAESEARIRDAMFFQIASDGWKLKNYGVLGEESLVNLTVNLPNGTSLYRRAVFVTGSVPSKYAEEILWETITGICGNAVQQCVGIVADKFKAKALRNLETQNHWMVNLSCQFQGFNSLIKDFSRELPLFKTVTENCFKLANFVNYKSQIRNSFHKYQLQEYGHAGLLRVPFREYESVSFGPLYTMVEDILNSVRALQLVLMDEAFKMVAMEDPIAREVGEMIRDAGFWNELDAVQSLIKLVKDMAQDIEIERPLVGQCLPLWDELRAKVKEWCSKFHIAEGLVEKVIERRFKKNYHPAWAAAYILDPLYLIRDTSGKYLPPFKCLTPDQEKDVDKLITRLVSREEAHIVLMELMKWRTEGLDPVYARAVQMKERDPITGKTKLANPQSSRLVWETYLTEFKSLGKVAVRLIFLHATSCGFKCNWSFLRWVCAHAPSRVGMDRAQRLIFVAAHSKLERRDFSSDEDKDAELFTLANGGKKRGTLLGDESLYSYCCSAS; this is encoded by the exons ATGGCGGCTACGAACACCACCGCGCCAGCGCCGGTGGACTCGGGCTCGGCCGCCGGAGCGGCTGGGTCGGTCTCGAACGACGAGATGACAGCGAAGGCTGTTCACAAGAGGTACGAAGGATTGGTGATGGTGCGTACGAAGGCGATAAAGGGGAAAGGCGCTTGGTACTGGGCTCACCTGGAGCCTTTGCTGGTGCAGAACCCCGAGACGAGCTTGCCGAAAGCGGTCAAGCTCCGGTGCTCCCTCTGCGACGCAGTTTTCTCCGCCTCGAACCCTTCCCGGACGGCCTCGGAGCACCTCAAGCGAGGGACTTGCCCCAACTTCAACTCCGTCGCCAAACCCATTTCCTCTGTTTCACCCACCTCTGCTTCTTTGGCTTCTCCGCCTCCTCCTTCTCGTAAGCGTCACTCGTCTGCGGCTTCAGCCGGTGGCGGTACTGGCGGCGGAGGCGGCGGCTCGGGTTCTTCGTACCAGGTGCCACCGCTGGCGATAGTTGATCCGTCGCGGTTCGAGATGGCGTACTCACCGACAGTGTCGGCGACGACGGTTTTGGCATCGAGCACGGGGGCTCTGCTTTCACAGCAGCCGCATTTGATGCTCTCTGGTGGGAAGGATGATTTGGGAGCTCTGGCTATGTTGGAAGACAGTGTGAAGAAGCTCAAGAGTCCGAAAACCTCACCCGGGCCGACGCTCAGCAAGACACAGAGTGATTGCGCTCTCGATTTTCTAGCCGATTGGGTGTTTGAGTCTTGTGGGTCGGTCTCTTTTTCCAGCTTGGAGCACCCCAAGTTCAGAGCTTTCCTTAATCAAGTCGGTTTACCGGCGGTTTCTCGCAGAGAGTTCACCGGCGCTAGATTGGATGCTAAGTTCGAGGAAGCCAAGGCAGAGTCTGAAGCGAGGATTAGAGACGCCATGTTCTTTCAGATTGCCTCCGATGGGTGGAAATTAAAGAATTATGGGGTTTTGGGGGAAGAGAGTTTGGTGAATTTGACTGTGAATCTTCCGAACGGTACTAGTTTGTATCGGAGGGCAGTGTTTGTTACTGGCTCTGTTCCTTCCAAGTACGCAGAGGAGATTTTGTGGGAGACCATCACAGGCATTTGTGGGAATGCCGTGCAGCAGTGCGTAGGAATAGTTGCAGACAAGTTCAAGGCAAAGGCGTTGAGGAATTTGGAGACTCAGAATCATTGGATGGTTAATCTCTCTTGTCAATTTCAGGGCTTCAACAGTTTGATTAAGGACTTCAGCAGGGAGCTTCCATTGTTCAAGACAGTCACTGAGAATTGTTTCAAGCTTGCCAATTTTGTCAACTACAAGTCTCAGATTCGAAATAGCTTCCATAAGTATCAGTTGCAGGAGTACGGACACGCTGGGTTGCTTCGAGTGCCATTTCGTGAGTACGAGAGTGTAAGTTTTGGTCCTCTATATACAATGGTGGAGGATATACTGAATTCAGTTCGAGCATTGCAGCTGGTTTTAATGGATGAAGCGTTCAAGATGGTTGCAATGGAGGACCCTATTGCGAGAGAAGTCGGAGAGATGATTCGGGATGCTGGGTTTTGGAACGAATTGGATGCGGTGCAGTCATTGATTAAATTGGTGAAGGACATGGCTCAAGATATTGAGATAGAAAGGCCATTAGTTGGGCAATGCCTCCCTCTATGGGATGAGCTAAGAGCAAAAGTGAAGGAGTGGTGTTCGAAATTCCACATTGCAGAAGGATTGGTGGAGAAGGTGATTGAAAGGAGATTCAAGAAAAATTATCACCCTGCTTGGGCTGCTGCTTACATACTTGATCCTCTGTATTTGATTAGAGACACTAGTGGGAAATACCTTCCACCATTCAAATGCTTGACACCCGACCAGGAAAAGGATGTCGACAAGCTCATAACCCGGCTTGTTTCCCGGGAAGAAGCTCACATTGTGCTAATGGAGCTCATGAAATGGAGAACAGAAGGGCTTGATCCTGTGTATGCAAGAGCTGTACAGATGAAGGAGAGGGATCCCATTACAGGAAAGACAAAACTTGCCAACCCACAGAGCAGTAGGCTTGTGTGGGAAACGTATTTGACTGAATTTAAGTCTTTAGGAAAAGTTGCTGTCAGGCTTATCTTTCTTCATGCAACTTCTTGTGGTTTCAAATGCAATTGGTCTTTCTTGAGATGGGTGTGCGCCCATGCACCCTCAAGGGTTGGCATGGACAGGGCGCAGAGGTTGATATTCGTTGCAGCTCATTCAAAACTTGAGAGACGGGATTTTTCCAGCGATGAAGATAAGGATGCAGAGCTTTTCACCTTGGCAAACG GTGGGAAAAAGAGAGGGACTTTGCTAGGGGATGAATCTTTGTACTCCTACTGCTGCTCGGCCTCATGA
- the LOC132176334 gene encoding uncharacterized protein LOC132176334 isoform X2 has protein sequence MAATNTTAPAPVDSGSAAGAAGSVSNDEMTAKAVHKRYEGLVMVRTKAIKGKGAWYWAHLEPLLVQNPETSLPKAVKLRCSLCDAVFSASNPSRTASEHLKRGTCPNFNSVAKPISSVSPTSASLASPPPPSRKRHSSAASAGGGTGGGGGGSGSSYQVPPLAIVDPSRFEMAYSPTVSATTVLASSTGALLSQQPHLMLSGGKDDLGALAMLEDSVKKLKSPKTSPGPTLSKTQSDCALDFLADWVFESCGSVSFSSLEHPKFRAFLNQVGLPAVSRREFTGARLDAKFEEAKAESEARIRDAMFFQIASDGWKLKNYGVLGEESLVNLTVNLPNGTSLYRRAVFVTGSVPSKYAEEILWETITGICGNAVQQCVGIVADKFKAKALRNLETQNHWMVNLSCQFQGFNSLIKDFSRELPLFKTVTENCFKLANFVNYKSQIRNSFHKYQLQEYGHAGLLRVPFREYESVSFGPLYTMVEDILNSVRALQLVLMDEAFKMVAMEDPIAREVGEMIRDAGFWNELDAVQSLIKLVKDMAQDIEIERPLVGQCLPLWDELRAKVKEWCSKFHIAEGLVEKVIERRFKKNYHPAWAAAYILDPLYLIRDTSGKYLPPFKCLTPDQEKDVDKLITRLVSREEAHIVLMELMKWRTEGLDPVYARAVQMKERDPITGKTKLANPQSSRLVWETYLTEFKSLGKVAVRLIFLHATSCGFKCNWSFLRWVCAHAPSRVGMDRAQRLIFVAAHSKLERRDFSSDEDKDAELFTLANGEDDVLNEVLVDTSSV, from the coding sequence ATGGCGGCTACGAACACCACCGCGCCAGCGCCGGTGGACTCGGGCTCGGCCGCCGGAGCGGCTGGGTCGGTCTCGAACGACGAGATGACAGCGAAGGCTGTTCACAAGAGGTACGAAGGATTGGTGATGGTGCGTACGAAGGCGATAAAGGGGAAAGGCGCTTGGTACTGGGCTCACCTGGAGCCTTTGCTGGTGCAGAACCCCGAGACGAGCTTGCCGAAAGCGGTCAAGCTCCGGTGCTCCCTCTGCGACGCAGTTTTCTCCGCCTCGAACCCTTCCCGGACGGCCTCGGAGCACCTCAAGCGAGGGACTTGCCCCAACTTCAACTCCGTCGCCAAACCCATTTCCTCTGTTTCACCCACCTCTGCTTCTTTGGCTTCTCCGCCTCCTCCTTCTCGTAAGCGTCACTCGTCTGCGGCTTCAGCCGGTGGCGGTACTGGCGGCGGAGGCGGCGGCTCGGGTTCTTCGTACCAGGTGCCACCGCTGGCGATAGTTGATCCGTCGCGGTTCGAGATGGCGTACTCACCGACAGTGTCGGCGACGACGGTTTTGGCATCGAGCACGGGGGCTCTGCTTTCACAGCAGCCGCATTTGATGCTCTCTGGTGGGAAGGATGATTTGGGAGCTCTGGCTATGTTGGAAGACAGTGTGAAGAAGCTCAAGAGTCCGAAAACCTCACCCGGGCCGACGCTCAGCAAGACACAGAGTGATTGCGCTCTCGATTTTCTAGCCGATTGGGTGTTTGAGTCTTGTGGGTCGGTCTCTTTTTCCAGCTTGGAGCACCCCAAGTTCAGAGCTTTCCTTAATCAAGTCGGTTTACCGGCGGTTTCTCGCAGAGAGTTCACCGGCGCTAGATTGGATGCTAAGTTCGAGGAAGCCAAGGCAGAGTCTGAAGCGAGGATTAGAGACGCCATGTTCTTTCAGATTGCCTCCGATGGGTGGAAATTAAAGAATTATGGGGTTTTGGGGGAAGAGAGTTTGGTGAATTTGACTGTGAATCTTCCGAACGGTACTAGTTTGTATCGGAGGGCAGTGTTTGTTACTGGCTCTGTTCCTTCCAAGTACGCAGAGGAGATTTTGTGGGAGACCATCACAGGCATTTGTGGGAATGCCGTGCAGCAGTGCGTAGGAATAGTTGCAGACAAGTTCAAGGCAAAGGCGTTGAGGAATTTGGAGACTCAGAATCATTGGATGGTTAATCTCTCTTGTCAATTTCAGGGCTTCAACAGTTTGATTAAGGACTTCAGCAGGGAGCTTCCATTGTTCAAGACAGTCACTGAGAATTGTTTCAAGCTTGCCAATTTTGTCAACTACAAGTCTCAGATTCGAAATAGCTTCCATAAGTATCAGTTGCAGGAGTACGGACACGCTGGGTTGCTTCGAGTGCCATTTCGTGAGTACGAGAGTGTAAGTTTTGGTCCTCTATATACAATGGTGGAGGATATACTGAATTCAGTTCGAGCATTGCAGCTGGTTTTAATGGATGAAGCGTTCAAGATGGTTGCAATGGAGGACCCTATTGCGAGAGAAGTCGGAGAGATGATTCGGGATGCTGGGTTTTGGAACGAATTGGATGCGGTGCAGTCATTGATTAAATTGGTGAAGGACATGGCTCAAGATATTGAGATAGAAAGGCCATTAGTTGGGCAATGCCTCCCTCTATGGGATGAGCTAAGAGCAAAAGTGAAGGAGTGGTGTTCGAAATTCCACATTGCAGAAGGATTGGTGGAGAAGGTGATTGAAAGGAGATTCAAGAAAAATTATCACCCTGCTTGGGCTGCTGCTTACATACTTGATCCTCTGTATTTGATTAGAGACACTAGTGGGAAATACCTTCCACCATTCAAATGCTTGACACCCGACCAGGAAAAGGATGTCGACAAGCTCATAACCCGGCTTGTTTCCCGGGAAGAAGCTCACATTGTGCTAATGGAGCTCATGAAATGGAGAACAGAAGGGCTTGATCCTGTGTATGCAAGAGCTGTACAGATGAAGGAGAGGGATCCCATTACAGGAAAGACAAAACTTGCCAACCCACAGAGCAGTAGGCTTGTGTGGGAAACGTATTTGACTGAATTTAAGTCTTTAGGAAAAGTTGCTGTCAGGCTTATCTTTCTTCATGCAACTTCTTGTGGTTTCAAATGCAATTGGTCTTTCTTGAGATGGGTGTGCGCCCATGCACCCTCAAGGGTTGGCATGGACAGGGCGCAGAGGTTGATATTCGTTGCAGCTCATTCAAAACTTGAGAGACGGGATTTTTCCAGCGATGAAGATAAGGATGCAGAGCTTTTCACCTTGGCAAACGGTGAGGATGATGTGCTAAATGAGGTTCTTGTTGATACATCCTCAGTGTAA
- the LOC132175085 gene encoding deoxyribodipyrimidine photo-lyase gives MASISSPSKTSTSVHPGRIRVLKERSRPSDGEVGPVVYWMFRDQRIRDNWALIHAVDQGNKLNAPVAVAFNLFDQFLGAKARQLGFMLRGLKQLQGDFQETLQIPFFLFQGEAEETIPDFLRECGASLLVTDFSPLREVGRCKEEICKRVSDLVTIHEVDTHNVVPTWVASEKLEYSARTIRGKINKRLPEYLIDFPTLRPPSRKWAATSQSIDWDGVIADVLRKGAEVPEIEWCEPGEKAAMEVLMGSKNGFLTKRLTGYSKDRNNPLKPRGLSGLSPYLHFGQISAQRCALEARRVRNLCPQAVDAFLEELIVRRELADNFCFYQHHYDSLQGAWEWARKTLMDHASDKREHNYTREQLEKAQTADPLWNASQLEMVYYGKMHGFMRMYWAKKILEWTRGPEEALEISIYLNDKYEIDGRDPNGYVGCMWSICGVHDQGWKERAIFGKIRYMNYAGCKRKFDVDGYVAYVKKLAGEIKKRKAESVLSQKAKKVCC, from the exons ATGGCCTCGATATCTTCTCCCTCGAAGACGTCGACGTCCGTACATCCCGGTCGAATCAGGGTTTTGAAGGAGCGATCGCGGCCGTCGGATGGGGAGGTGGGGCCGGTGGTGTACTGGATGTTCAGGGACCAGCGGATCAGAGACAACTGGGCGTTGATCCACGCCGTTGATCAGGGTAACAAGCTCAATGCGCCCGTGGCCGTGGCTTTCAATCTGTTCGATCAGTTCCTGGGCGCGAAAGCTCGGCAGCTCGGGTTTATGCTGAGGGGGTTGAAGCAATTGCAGGGAGATTTCCAAGAGACCCTTCAAATCCCTTTCTTCTTGTTTCAG GGAGAAGCTGAAGAGACTATTCCAGATTTTTTGAGGGAATGTGGGGCTTCACTTTTAGTTACAGACTTCTCGCCTTTACGTGAAGTTGGGAGGTGTAAAGAGGAAATTTGCAAGAGGGTGAGTGATTTGGTGACCATACATGAAGTTGACACTCACAATGTAGTACCTACTTGGGTGGCATCGGAGAAGTTGGAGTATAGCGCTAGAACTATAAGGGGAAAGATTAACAAAAGGCTTCCAGAGTACCTCATTGATTTTCCTACGTTGCGGCCTCCTAGTAGAAAATGGGCAGCCACAAGTCAGTCGATTGATTGGGATGGTGTCATTGCCGATGTTTTGAG GAAAGGAGCAGAAGTTCCCGAAATTGAGTGGTGTGAACCAGGGGAGAAGGCAGCAATGGAAGTGTTGATGGGGAGTAAAAATGGGTTCTTGACAAAAAGGTTGACAGGTTATTCTAAAGATAGGAATAACCCACTAAAGCCTAGAGGGCTTTCTGGTCTCTCTCCATACTTGCATTTTGGACAAATATCTGCGCAGCGGTGTGCTTTAGAGGCTCGTAGAGTCAGAAACCTTTGTCCTCAG GCGGTCGATGCATTCTTGGAGGAGTTAATCGTGCGCAGAGAACTTGCCGATAACTTCTGCTTCTACCAGCATCACTATGATTCACTTCAAGGGGCATGGGAATGGGCACGTAAGACCTTGATGGATCATGCTTCTGATAAGCGAGAGCATAATTACAC CAGGGAGCAATTGGAAAAGGCACAAACAGCTGATCCT CTCTGGAATGCTTCTCAGTTGGAGATGGTTTACTATGGGAAGATGCATGGTTTTATGCG AATGTATTGGGCGAAAAAGATTCTTGAGTGGACAAGAGGACCCGAAGAAGCGCTTGAAATATCGATATACCTAAATGACAAG TATGAAATTGACGGCAGGGATCCAAATGGATATGTCGGCTGCATGTGGTCAATATGTGGTGTTCATGACCAG GGTTGGAAGGAGCGGGCGATTTTCGGGAAAATACGTTACATGAATTATGCAGgatgcaaaagaaaatttgatgtTGATGGATACGTTGCTTATGTTAAAAAGCTAGCGGGTGAAATTAAGAAGAGAAAAGCAGAAAGTGTGCTCAGTCAAAAGGCAAAGAAAGTCTGCTGTTAG